GCGGCAGTTCCCGGAGCAACCGTAGGTAAACCGCGGCCACCAGAGCACTTTTGGACGAGAAATAGGTATAGGCGCTGGCGGGTGACACTCCGGCGCGTTGTGCCACCGCACGCATCGTCAGGTTGGCGTACGACGACTCGCGCAGTTCCTCCAGCCCGGCGTCAAGTACCTTGCGGATCGTCTGTCCCGGGCGCCGGTCAGACCGTCGCGGGGTTACCGCACCGGTCGTTGGCGAAGCCACTTCTCTGGGCACCGGTTCAGTCTAGGAAACCGTGGGCGCCGATGTAGACAACTGTCCAGAAATAATGTGGTCATGACCACCGCCGCCGGGTCTGCGGCCAGTAGCCTTGGGCCTGTGAGCGAGCACGACCGGCGCCGGTGGGACGAGCGCTACGCGCGGTCGCGGCCGTTGGCGGTCGATTCCGTGCCACCGCCGAACTTCCTGGAACCGTTCACCGACCTGATTCCCACCCAGGGCCGCGCACTCGACGTCGCCTGCGGCCAGGGACTCGGCTCGGTGTGGCTGGCACAGCATGGGTTGGACGTGTGGGGTGTGGACATTTCGGGCGTGGCGATCGCGCAGGCAAGGGAATTGGCCCAGGGCTACGGCGTTCACGAACGCTGCCGGTTCGACGTCGGGGACCTCGACGACGGACTGCCGGCCGGACCGCCGGTCGA
This genomic stretch from Mycobacterium paragordonae harbors:
- a CDS encoding class I SAM-dependent methyltransferase; the encoded protein is MSEHDRRRWDERYARSRPLAVDSVPPPNFLEPFTDLIPTQGRALDVACGQGLGSVWLAQHGLDVWGVDISGVAIAQARELAQGYGVHERCRFDVGDLDDGLPAGPPVDVLLCNNFRDPRLHQALVERLAPGGLLAIRTLSEVGAGPGPFRAAAGELSSAFGGLEPVAAGEADGHAWLLARALR